The following coding sequences are from one Nicotiana tomentosiformis chromosome 3, ASM39032v3, whole genome shotgun sequence window:
- the LOC104110480 gene encoding uncharacterized protein isoform X4, translated as MEQKQLVLRTTTEPLISESNSMTSATLGRVMSTLLTTKPKKLLETISHLDPSPKIAPIGVSLEQSLLFLYKYVKDAAEKESSLDQVLVPMIQHSLRFRGSKHGNQVMILLNWLFEDEVNFQALANDLEAILSQKEDHYISLGWCTLARSLIEFEVTMDKLETRGVRARYDALLKIFCTCTSHLVAIVRDGSTVQGEFELPTRLSVAAADLILSLTEALTRSDSVSNCSDDKQKAAGIGERNRPVMLLPSTSTKKKVNKISKSSESTHMEMKLLLWDQLDHLIVLVERLTAWSKKSRPLHAKALERVHRWLLGTQEKYIHIQTKADSQMLKSGVLLLSSCWKHYGMLLHLEDHKFAQKYTELLEQYLSGIQFYADNYAEESPKNKESGRETIKFFLNCLALLLGRLHGMQFETTIEEHGSQLSQAIISQLNCADDEVIDSALCIFKAVIFRTNSSLSKCAADISQINALLPMLLHLLDERDSAAKAVIKLFAEYCSISSDTQCLEEILKRLISGNVSQKRNAVDFISDLIHVSMESDTVLPPTMWQHLSCHLLEFLQDEQMVINTQASKLIPLIDPSFTLPALVCLIYSPLERVHSLASGALVALLKNYKHNPDVICMLLDCLSKPTQNPDICDNAYGEEGQKPDIDRVLKLLPEWSKIVEDWKVMIGPLIDKLFAEPSNAVIVRFLSFISEHLASAADFVFQQIISYTRRQKDSLDEGAHPNYDAAERQLDLFNRLCPLLIVRLLPLRVFDDLNSYAFYDELPTKLATHDDECLGTQSTECVAGLLINRALSNSEFEDVRRLAAELCGRIHPKVLIPIMSYQLKNASNSKDLLKIKACLFSTCTSLLVRGTDAYAHPDVLQIRKAIETVLLWPSVDGDDRDSVAKGSVCSYVIHHLVCDEDTIISLKLDRDEVPKAHISFRLCMANVLISACQKVPRASKKPFVSKILPRILHSIKEIADSEVRSACIQVFFSMVYHLKSLVLPYSSDLLKASIKSLREGSEKERIAGAKLLASLMASEEAVLQNISGGLLEARALLQDICSSEPSLDVRKMCQRLLVCLTSV; from the exons ATGGAACAAAAACAGTTAGTATTGCGCACAACTACAGAACCACTGATATCAGAGTCAAATTCAATGACTAGTGCAACACTGGGTCGTGTTATGAGCACATTGCTTACTACCAAGCCTAAGAAGCTTCTAGAAACAATTTCTCATCTTGATCCTTCTCCCAAAATTGCACCTATTGGTG TTTCTTTGGAACAGTCATTATTGTTTCTTTACAAGTATGTGAAGGATGCTGCTGAAAAAGAGTCATCTTTGGATCAAGTTCTTGTTCCTATGATTCAACAT TCACTGAGGTTCCGGGGGTCAAAGCATGGCAACCAAGTGATGATACTTCTCAATTGGCTTTTTGAGGACGAAGTAAATTTCCAGGCTTTAGCAAATGATCTGGAGGCCATTTTATCTCAAAAAGAGGATCATTACATATCCCTTGGGTGGTGTACCCTTGCACGAAGTCTTATTGAATTTGAGGTCACTATGGACAAGCTCGAAACACGTG GGGTTAGAGCGAGATATGATGCACTTCTGAAGATTTTCTGCACATGTACGTCCCATCTTGTGGCTATTGTACGTGATGGAAG CACCGTGCAGGGGGAATTTGAGCTGCCAACTCGCCTTTCAGTGGCTGCTGCAGATCTAATTCTCTCTCTTACGGAGGCATTAACAAGAAGTGATTCAGTGTCCAACTGCTCAGATGACAAGCAAAAGGCAGCTGGTATTGGTGAAAGAAATCGCCCGGTCATGTTGTTACCTTCTACTTCGACTAAGAAGAAAGTGAATAAAATCAGCAAATCCTCTGAATCTACACACATGGAAATGAAGTTGCTGCTTTGGGACCAGTTGGATCACCTCATAGTTCTTGTAGAGAGACTTACAGCT TGGAGCAAAAAAAGCAGGCCTTTGCATGCAAAGGCATTGGAGAGAGTTCACAGGTGGTTGCTGGGGACGCAGGAAAAATATATTCACATACAAACCAAGGCAG ATTCACAAATGCTGAAGAGTGGAGTATTACTGCTCTCTTCTTGTTGGAAACATTATGGCATGTTGTTGCACTTGGAAGATCACAAATTCGCACAGAAATATACAGAATTATTGGAGCAGTACTTATCTGGGATTCAG TTTTATGCAGATAACTATGCTGAAGAGTCTCCTAAAAACAAAGAAAGTGGAAGAGAGACCATCAAGTTTTTCCTGAATTGCCTTGCCCTTCTATTAGGCCGTCTACATGGAATGCAGTTTGAAACTACCATTGAGGAACATGGATCTCAGCTATCTCAAGCTATCATATCCCAG CTCAATTGTGCAGATGATGAAGTAATTGACAGTGCCCTCTGCATCTTCAAAGCTGTCATCTTTAGGACGAACAGTAGTTTGTCTAAATGTGCTGCAGACATTAGTCAGATTAATGCTCTACTGCCAATGTTATTACACCTCTTGGACGAGCGAGACAGTGCAGCGAAAGCTGTTATCAAGCTTTTTGCTGAATATTGCTCCAT ATCCTCAGATACACAGTGCTTGGAAGAAATTCTAAAGCGCCTTATTTCTGGGAATGTTTCACAGAAAAGAAATGCTGTTGACTTCATTTCAGATCTTATCCATGTATCTATGGAGTCAGATACCGTGCTTCCTCCTACTATGTG GCAGCATTTGTCATGCCACCTATTGGAGTTTCTCCAAGACGAACAAATGGTAATTAATACACAGGCTTCCAAATTGATTCCTTTAATAG ATCCTTCGTTTACTTTGCCTGCACTAGTTTGTCTTATATATTCTCCACTTGAAAGAGTACACTCGTTGGCAAGTGGTGCACTCGTTGCATTATTGAAGAATTACAAGCATAACCCTGATGTTATATGCATGCTGCTCGACTGTCTGAG CAAACCCACTCAGAACCCAGACATTTGTGATAATGCTTATGGTGAAGAAG gACAAAAACCTGATATTGATAGAGTGCTGAAGCTGCTTCCTGAGTGGTCAAAAATA GTTGAAGATTGGAAGGTGATGATTGGACCCTTGATAGATAAGCTTTTTGCTGAGCCATCAAATGCAGTAATAGTCAGGTTCTTGAGTTTCATAAGCGAGCACTTGGCAAGTGCAGCAGATTTTGTCTTTCAACAGATTATTTCTTACACTAGAAGGCAGAAGGA CAGTCTTGATGAGGGTGCACATCCAAACTATGATGCTGCAGAACGGCAGCTCGATCTTTTTAATCGTCTCTGCCCATTGCTCATAGTAAGGTTGCTACCCTTACGAGTATTCGACGATCTCAACTCATATGCTTTCTATGATGAACTTCCAACCAAACTGGCTACACATG ATGATGAATGCTTGGGAACTCAAAGCACTGAATGTGTGGCTGGACTTCTGATCAACAG GGCATTGAGCAACTCTGAATTTGAAGATGTTCGAAGACTTGCAGCTGAGCTGTGTGGGAGAATTCACCCAAAG GTTCTCATTCCAATAATGTCATATCAGCTGAAAAATGCCTCTAATTCCAAGGATTTACTGAAGATAAAAGCTTGTCTTTTTTCAACTTGCACATCTCTCTTG GTAAGAGGCACAGACGCATATGCGCATCCTGACGTGTTGCAGATAAGGAAGGCAATAGAGACTGTCTTATTATGGCCTTCAGTGGATGGGGATGATA GGGATTCTGTCGCAAAAGGCTCAGTCTGCAGTTACGTGATCCACCACTTGGTTTGTGATGAAGATACCATTATTTCGTTGAAGTTGGATAGAGATGAGGTGCCAAAAGCCCACATCTCTTTTCGGTTGTGCATGGCAAATGTGCTTATTAGTGCTTGTCAAAAGGTTCCTCGTGCTAGCAAGAAACCATTTGTTTCGAAAATTCTTCCTCGTATCCTCCATTCAATCAAG GAAATTGCAGATTCAGAAGTCAGGTCTGCATGTATCCAAGTATTCTTCTCAATGGTGTACCATCTAAAGTCTCTAGTTCTTCCTTACTCTTCCGATCTTCTCAAAGCGTCGATAAAGTCGCTTAGAGAAGGATCAGagaag GAAAGGATTGCTGGTGCCAAGTTACTAGCATCTTTAATGGCGAGCGAAGAGGCAGTCTTACAGAATATTTCTGGTGGCCTTCTGGAAGCCAGGGCCTTGCTTCAAGATATATGCTCTTCAGAACCTTCATTGGACGTTCGGAAAATGTGCCAGCGATTGCTTGTATGTTTGACCTCTGTGTAA
- the LOC104110480 gene encoding uncharacterized protein isoform X1 codes for MEQKQLVLRTTTEPLISESNSMTSATLGRVMSTLLTTKPKKLLETISHLDPSPKIAPIGVSLEQSLLFLYKYVKDAAEKESSLDQVLVPMIQHSLRFRGSKHGNQVMILLNWLFEDEVNFQALANDLEAILSQKEDHYISLGWCTLARSLIEFEVTMDKLETRGVRARYDALLKIFCTCTSHLVAIVRDGSTVQGEFELPTRLSVAAADLILSLTEALTRSDSVSNCSDDKQKAAGIGERNRPVMLLPSTSTKKKVNKISKSSESTHMEMKLLLWDQLDHLIVLVERLTAWSKKSRPLHAKALERVHRWLLGTQEKYIHIQTKADSQMLKSGVLLLSSCWKHYGMLLHLEDHKFAQKYTELLEQYLSGIQFYADNYAEESPKNKESGRETIKFFLNCLALLLGRLHGMQFETTIEEHGSQLSQAIISQLNCADDEVIDSALCIFKAVIFRTNSSLSKCAADISQINALLPMLLHLLDERDSAAKAVIKLFAEYCSISSDTQCLEEILKRLISGNVSQKRNAVDFISDLIHVSMESDTVLPPTMWQHLSCHLLEFLQDEQMVINTQASKLIPLIDPSFTLPALVCLIYSPLERVHSLASGALVALLKNYKHNPDVICMLLDCLSKPTQNPDICDNAYGEEGQKPDIDRVLKLLPEWSKIVEDWKVMIGPLIDKLFAEPSNAVIVRFLSFISEHLASAADFVFQQIISYTRRQKDSLDEGAHPNYDAAERQLDLFNRLCPLLIVRLLPLRVFDDLNSYAFYDELPTKLATHDDECLGTQSTECVAGLLINRALSNSEFEDVRRLAAELCGRIHPKVLIPIMSYQLKNASNSKDLLKIKACLFSTCTSLLVRGTDAYAHPDVLQIRKAIETVLLWPSVDGDDISKAQHGCIDCLALMLCTELQATKAVKNSTSSEASFEQNIVSLGDSVAKGSVCSYVIHHLVCDEDTIISLKLDRDEVPKAHISFRLCMANVLISACQKVPRASKKPFVSKILPRILHSIKEIADSEVRSACIQVFFSMVYHLKSLVLPYSSDLLKASIKSLREGSEKERIAGAKLLASLMASEEAVLQNISGGLLEARALLQDICSSEPSLDVRKMCQRLLVCLTSV; via the exons ATGGAACAAAAACAGTTAGTATTGCGCACAACTACAGAACCACTGATATCAGAGTCAAATTCAATGACTAGTGCAACACTGGGTCGTGTTATGAGCACATTGCTTACTACCAAGCCTAAGAAGCTTCTAGAAACAATTTCTCATCTTGATCCTTCTCCCAAAATTGCACCTATTGGTG TTTCTTTGGAACAGTCATTATTGTTTCTTTACAAGTATGTGAAGGATGCTGCTGAAAAAGAGTCATCTTTGGATCAAGTTCTTGTTCCTATGATTCAACAT TCACTGAGGTTCCGGGGGTCAAAGCATGGCAACCAAGTGATGATACTTCTCAATTGGCTTTTTGAGGACGAAGTAAATTTCCAGGCTTTAGCAAATGATCTGGAGGCCATTTTATCTCAAAAAGAGGATCATTACATATCCCTTGGGTGGTGTACCCTTGCACGAAGTCTTATTGAATTTGAGGTCACTATGGACAAGCTCGAAACACGTG GGGTTAGAGCGAGATATGATGCACTTCTGAAGATTTTCTGCACATGTACGTCCCATCTTGTGGCTATTGTACGTGATGGAAG CACCGTGCAGGGGGAATTTGAGCTGCCAACTCGCCTTTCAGTGGCTGCTGCAGATCTAATTCTCTCTCTTACGGAGGCATTAACAAGAAGTGATTCAGTGTCCAACTGCTCAGATGACAAGCAAAAGGCAGCTGGTATTGGTGAAAGAAATCGCCCGGTCATGTTGTTACCTTCTACTTCGACTAAGAAGAAAGTGAATAAAATCAGCAAATCCTCTGAATCTACACACATGGAAATGAAGTTGCTGCTTTGGGACCAGTTGGATCACCTCATAGTTCTTGTAGAGAGACTTACAGCT TGGAGCAAAAAAAGCAGGCCTTTGCATGCAAAGGCATTGGAGAGAGTTCACAGGTGGTTGCTGGGGACGCAGGAAAAATATATTCACATACAAACCAAGGCAG ATTCACAAATGCTGAAGAGTGGAGTATTACTGCTCTCTTCTTGTTGGAAACATTATGGCATGTTGTTGCACTTGGAAGATCACAAATTCGCACAGAAATATACAGAATTATTGGAGCAGTACTTATCTGGGATTCAG TTTTATGCAGATAACTATGCTGAAGAGTCTCCTAAAAACAAAGAAAGTGGAAGAGAGACCATCAAGTTTTTCCTGAATTGCCTTGCCCTTCTATTAGGCCGTCTACATGGAATGCAGTTTGAAACTACCATTGAGGAACATGGATCTCAGCTATCTCAAGCTATCATATCCCAG CTCAATTGTGCAGATGATGAAGTAATTGACAGTGCCCTCTGCATCTTCAAAGCTGTCATCTTTAGGACGAACAGTAGTTTGTCTAAATGTGCTGCAGACATTAGTCAGATTAATGCTCTACTGCCAATGTTATTACACCTCTTGGACGAGCGAGACAGTGCAGCGAAAGCTGTTATCAAGCTTTTTGCTGAATATTGCTCCAT ATCCTCAGATACACAGTGCTTGGAAGAAATTCTAAAGCGCCTTATTTCTGGGAATGTTTCACAGAAAAGAAATGCTGTTGACTTCATTTCAGATCTTATCCATGTATCTATGGAGTCAGATACCGTGCTTCCTCCTACTATGTG GCAGCATTTGTCATGCCACCTATTGGAGTTTCTCCAAGACGAACAAATGGTAATTAATACACAGGCTTCCAAATTGATTCCTTTAATAG ATCCTTCGTTTACTTTGCCTGCACTAGTTTGTCTTATATATTCTCCACTTGAAAGAGTACACTCGTTGGCAAGTGGTGCACTCGTTGCATTATTGAAGAATTACAAGCATAACCCTGATGTTATATGCATGCTGCTCGACTGTCTGAG CAAACCCACTCAGAACCCAGACATTTGTGATAATGCTTATGGTGAAGAAG gACAAAAACCTGATATTGATAGAGTGCTGAAGCTGCTTCCTGAGTGGTCAAAAATA GTTGAAGATTGGAAGGTGATGATTGGACCCTTGATAGATAAGCTTTTTGCTGAGCCATCAAATGCAGTAATAGTCAGGTTCTTGAGTTTCATAAGCGAGCACTTGGCAAGTGCAGCAGATTTTGTCTTTCAACAGATTATTTCTTACACTAGAAGGCAGAAGGA CAGTCTTGATGAGGGTGCACATCCAAACTATGATGCTGCAGAACGGCAGCTCGATCTTTTTAATCGTCTCTGCCCATTGCTCATAGTAAGGTTGCTACCCTTACGAGTATTCGACGATCTCAACTCATATGCTTTCTATGATGAACTTCCAACCAAACTGGCTACACATG ATGATGAATGCTTGGGAACTCAAAGCACTGAATGTGTGGCTGGACTTCTGATCAACAG GGCATTGAGCAACTCTGAATTTGAAGATGTTCGAAGACTTGCAGCTGAGCTGTGTGGGAGAATTCACCCAAAG GTTCTCATTCCAATAATGTCATATCAGCTGAAAAATGCCTCTAATTCCAAGGATTTACTGAAGATAAAAGCTTGTCTTTTTTCAACTTGCACATCTCTCTTG GTAAGAGGCACAGACGCATATGCGCATCCTGACGTGTTGCAGATAAGGAAGGCAATAGAGACTGTCTTATTATGGCCTTCAGTGGATGGGGATGATA TTTCAAAGGCACAACATGGTTGCATCGACTGTCTAGCATTGATGCTGTGCACTGAATTGCAAGCTACAAAAGCTGTCAAGAACTCAACATCGAGTGAGGCTTCTTTTGAGCAGAACATTGTCTCTTTAG GGGATTCTGTCGCAAAAGGCTCAGTCTGCAGTTACGTGATCCACCACTTGGTTTGTGATGAAGATACCATTATTTCGTTGAAGTTGGATAGAGATGAGGTGCCAAAAGCCCACATCTCTTTTCGGTTGTGCATGGCAAATGTGCTTATTAGTGCTTGTCAAAAGGTTCCTCGTGCTAGCAAGAAACCATTTGTTTCGAAAATTCTTCCTCGTATCCTCCATTCAATCAAG GAAATTGCAGATTCAGAAGTCAGGTCTGCATGTATCCAAGTATTCTTCTCAATGGTGTACCATCTAAAGTCTCTAGTTCTTCCTTACTCTTCCGATCTTCTCAAAGCGTCGATAAAGTCGCTTAGAGAAGGATCAGagaag GAAAGGATTGCTGGTGCCAAGTTACTAGCATCTTTAATGGCGAGCGAAGAGGCAGTCTTACAGAATATTTCTGGTGGCCTTCTGGAAGCCAGGGCCTTGCTTCAAGATATATGCTCTTCAGAACCTTCATTGGACGTTCGGAAAATGTGCCAGCGATTGCTTGTATGTTTGACCTCTGTGTAA
- the LOC104110480 gene encoding uncharacterized protein isoform X2 yields MEQKQLVLRTTTEPLISESNSMTSATLGRVMSTLLTTKPKKLLETISHLDPSPKIAPIGVSLEQSLLFLYKYVKDAAEKESSLDQVLVPMIQHSLRFRGSKHGNQVMILLNWLFEDEVNFQALANDLEAILSQKEDHYISLGWCTLARSLIEFEVTMDKLETRGVRARYDALLKIFCTCTSHLVAIVRDGSTVQGEFELPTRLSVAAADLILSLTEALTRSDSVSNCSDDKQKAAGIGERNRPVMLLPSTSTKKKVNKISKSSESTHMEMKLLLWDQLDHLIVLVERLTAWSKKSRPLHAKALERVHRWLLGTQEKYIHIQTKADSQMLKSGVLLLSSCWKHYGMLLHLEDHKFAQKYTELLEQYLSGIQFYADNYAEESPKNKESGRETIKFFLNCLALLLGRLHGMQFETTIEEHGSQLSQAIISQLNCADDEVIDSALCIFKAVIFRTNSSLSKCAADISQINALLPMLLHLLDERDSAAKAVIKLFAEYCSISSDTQCLEEILKRLISGNVSQKRNAVDFISDLIHVSMESDTVLPPTMWQHLSCHLLEFLQDEQMVINTQASKLIPLIDPSFTLPALVCLIYSPLERVHSLASGALVALLKNYKHNPDVICMLLDCLSKPTQNPDICDNAYGEEGQKPDIDRVLKLLPEWSKIVEDWKVMIGPLIDKLFAEPSNAVIVRFLSFISEHLASAADFVFQQIISYTRRQKDLDEGAHPNYDAAERQLDLFNRLCPLLIVRLLPLRVFDDLNSYAFYDELPTKLATHDDECLGTQSTECVAGLLINRALSNSEFEDVRRLAAELCGRIHPKVLIPIMSYQLKNASNSKDLLKIKACLFSTCTSLLVRGTDAYAHPDVLQIRKAIETVLLWPSVDGDDISKAQHGCIDCLALMLCTELQATKAVKNSTSSEASFEQNIVSLGDSVAKGSVCSYVIHHLVCDEDTIISLKLDRDEVPKAHISFRLCMANVLISACQKVPRASKKPFVSKILPRILHSIKEIADSEVRSACIQVFFSMVYHLKSLVLPYSSDLLKASIKSLREGSEKERIAGAKLLASLMASEEAVLQNISGGLLEARALLQDICSSEPSLDVRKMCQRLLVCLTSV; encoded by the exons ATGGAACAAAAACAGTTAGTATTGCGCACAACTACAGAACCACTGATATCAGAGTCAAATTCAATGACTAGTGCAACACTGGGTCGTGTTATGAGCACATTGCTTACTACCAAGCCTAAGAAGCTTCTAGAAACAATTTCTCATCTTGATCCTTCTCCCAAAATTGCACCTATTGGTG TTTCTTTGGAACAGTCATTATTGTTTCTTTACAAGTATGTGAAGGATGCTGCTGAAAAAGAGTCATCTTTGGATCAAGTTCTTGTTCCTATGATTCAACAT TCACTGAGGTTCCGGGGGTCAAAGCATGGCAACCAAGTGATGATACTTCTCAATTGGCTTTTTGAGGACGAAGTAAATTTCCAGGCTTTAGCAAATGATCTGGAGGCCATTTTATCTCAAAAAGAGGATCATTACATATCCCTTGGGTGGTGTACCCTTGCACGAAGTCTTATTGAATTTGAGGTCACTATGGACAAGCTCGAAACACGTG GGGTTAGAGCGAGATATGATGCACTTCTGAAGATTTTCTGCACATGTACGTCCCATCTTGTGGCTATTGTACGTGATGGAAG CACCGTGCAGGGGGAATTTGAGCTGCCAACTCGCCTTTCAGTGGCTGCTGCAGATCTAATTCTCTCTCTTACGGAGGCATTAACAAGAAGTGATTCAGTGTCCAACTGCTCAGATGACAAGCAAAAGGCAGCTGGTATTGGTGAAAGAAATCGCCCGGTCATGTTGTTACCTTCTACTTCGACTAAGAAGAAAGTGAATAAAATCAGCAAATCCTCTGAATCTACACACATGGAAATGAAGTTGCTGCTTTGGGACCAGTTGGATCACCTCATAGTTCTTGTAGAGAGACTTACAGCT TGGAGCAAAAAAAGCAGGCCTTTGCATGCAAAGGCATTGGAGAGAGTTCACAGGTGGTTGCTGGGGACGCAGGAAAAATATATTCACATACAAACCAAGGCAG ATTCACAAATGCTGAAGAGTGGAGTATTACTGCTCTCTTCTTGTTGGAAACATTATGGCATGTTGTTGCACTTGGAAGATCACAAATTCGCACAGAAATATACAGAATTATTGGAGCAGTACTTATCTGGGATTCAG TTTTATGCAGATAACTATGCTGAAGAGTCTCCTAAAAACAAAGAAAGTGGAAGAGAGACCATCAAGTTTTTCCTGAATTGCCTTGCCCTTCTATTAGGCCGTCTACATGGAATGCAGTTTGAAACTACCATTGAGGAACATGGATCTCAGCTATCTCAAGCTATCATATCCCAG CTCAATTGTGCAGATGATGAAGTAATTGACAGTGCCCTCTGCATCTTCAAAGCTGTCATCTTTAGGACGAACAGTAGTTTGTCTAAATGTGCTGCAGACATTAGTCAGATTAATGCTCTACTGCCAATGTTATTACACCTCTTGGACGAGCGAGACAGTGCAGCGAAAGCTGTTATCAAGCTTTTTGCTGAATATTGCTCCAT ATCCTCAGATACACAGTGCTTGGAAGAAATTCTAAAGCGCCTTATTTCTGGGAATGTTTCACAGAAAAGAAATGCTGTTGACTTCATTTCAGATCTTATCCATGTATCTATGGAGTCAGATACCGTGCTTCCTCCTACTATGTG GCAGCATTTGTCATGCCACCTATTGGAGTTTCTCCAAGACGAACAAATGGTAATTAATACACAGGCTTCCAAATTGATTCCTTTAATAG ATCCTTCGTTTACTTTGCCTGCACTAGTTTGTCTTATATATTCTCCACTTGAAAGAGTACACTCGTTGGCAAGTGGTGCACTCGTTGCATTATTGAAGAATTACAAGCATAACCCTGATGTTATATGCATGCTGCTCGACTGTCTGAG CAAACCCACTCAGAACCCAGACATTTGTGATAATGCTTATGGTGAAGAAG gACAAAAACCTGATATTGATAGAGTGCTGAAGCTGCTTCCTGAGTGGTCAAAAATA GTTGAAGATTGGAAGGTGATGATTGGACCCTTGATAGATAAGCTTTTTGCTGAGCCATCAAATGCAGTAATAGTCAGGTTCTTGAGTTTCATAAGCGAGCACTTGGCAAGTGCAGCAGATTTTGTCTTTCAACAGATTATTTCTTACACTAGAAGGCAGAAGGA TCTTGATGAGGGTGCACATCCAAACTATGATGCTGCAGAACGGCAGCTCGATCTTTTTAATCGTCTCTGCCCATTGCTCATAGTAAGGTTGCTACCCTTACGAGTATTCGACGATCTCAACTCATATGCTTTCTATGATGAACTTCCAACCAAACTGGCTACACATG ATGATGAATGCTTGGGAACTCAAAGCACTGAATGTGTGGCTGGACTTCTGATCAACAG GGCATTGAGCAACTCTGAATTTGAAGATGTTCGAAGACTTGCAGCTGAGCTGTGTGGGAGAATTCACCCAAAG GTTCTCATTCCAATAATGTCATATCAGCTGAAAAATGCCTCTAATTCCAAGGATTTACTGAAGATAAAAGCTTGTCTTTTTTCAACTTGCACATCTCTCTTG GTAAGAGGCACAGACGCATATGCGCATCCTGACGTGTTGCAGATAAGGAAGGCAATAGAGACTGTCTTATTATGGCCTTCAGTGGATGGGGATGATA TTTCAAAGGCACAACATGGTTGCATCGACTGTCTAGCATTGATGCTGTGCACTGAATTGCAAGCTACAAAAGCTGTCAAGAACTCAACATCGAGTGAGGCTTCTTTTGAGCAGAACATTGTCTCTTTAG GGGATTCTGTCGCAAAAGGCTCAGTCTGCAGTTACGTGATCCACCACTTGGTTTGTGATGAAGATACCATTATTTCGTTGAAGTTGGATAGAGATGAGGTGCCAAAAGCCCACATCTCTTTTCGGTTGTGCATGGCAAATGTGCTTATTAGTGCTTGTCAAAAGGTTCCTCGTGCTAGCAAGAAACCATTTGTTTCGAAAATTCTTCCTCGTATCCTCCATTCAATCAAG GAAATTGCAGATTCAGAAGTCAGGTCTGCATGTATCCAAGTATTCTTCTCAATGGTGTACCATCTAAAGTCTCTAGTTCTTCCTTACTCTTCCGATCTTCTCAAAGCGTCGATAAAGTCGCTTAGAGAAGGATCAGagaag GAAAGGATTGCTGGTGCCAAGTTACTAGCATCTTTAATGGCGAGCGAAGAGGCAGTCTTACAGAATATTTCTGGTGGCCTTCTGGAAGCCAGGGCCTTGCTTCAAGATATATGCTCTTCAGAACCTTCATTGGACGTTCGGAAAATGTGCCAGCGATTGCTTGTATGTTTGACCTCTGTGTAA